From a region of the Rhipicephalus microplus isolate Deutch F79 chromosome X, USDA_Rmic, whole genome shotgun sequence genome:
- the LOC119176350 gene encoding malonate--CoA ligase ACSF3, mitochondrial isoform X1: protein MRNIGSLQRNMTLLHFARLQGNFGNNFRSLRKLKLGLLSSIRCSSTTFPHAFSPVFGGIEEHLNKLAVVDGLGSHTYGDLLSFSQQIQKDISKLASSCDQMRISYLCPSDVRYVATQWACWLGGNVAVPLYHQHPDAMLEYYIKDSQTSILLTTKEYKERIVKLSDKLSLPYVVIDGPSKEKAEGIESKDWENLKEQDALMMYTSGTTGPPKGVVLSFRNVHFQVAQIRKAWEWTPEDVMLHALPLHHTHGIISGLLTPLYSRAACMMLPKFNPAEVWKHLLHLDKSKPAVTVFMAVPTMYVKLIEHYEQHLRHHKETAPNVVRDTFAKNIRFVISGSASLPQPIFEKFHDITGMTILERYGMTEVGVPLSNLLHGKRHPGCVGYPTAGVEVCIAEADDSKMGYKPVVLSANAETKYLEGSENNSGELLIRGPNVFKYYWNRPEVTKDSFTQDGWFKTGDSAACIDGVYKILGRTSADIIKSGGYKVSALDVERHLLAHPSIKECTVVGAPDATWGERVAAIVVLHEPSAALELEDLRNWCKERMPTYNVPSILLCLPALERNFLGKVNKKELVKKLWPAPQQ, encoded by the exons ATGCGAAACATTGG aAGTTTGCAAAGAAACATGACACTCTTACATTTTGCAAGGCTGCAGGGAAACTTTGGGAATAACTTCAGAAGTCTGCGAAAATTGAAACTTGGACTTCTTTCCTCCATAAGATGTTCATCAACCACTTTCCCTCATGCATTCTCCCCAGTGTTTGGAGGCATTGAAGAGCATTTAAACAAGCTTGCTGTGGTTGATGGACTTGGTTCGCACACGTATGGTGATCTACTTAGCTTTAGCCAGCAAATCCAAAAAGATATATCCAAACTTGCAAGCTCATGCGATCAAATGCGAATTTCATATTTGTGCCCTAGTGATGTTCGATATGTTGCCACACAGTGGGCTTGCTGGCTTGGTGGTAATGTAGCTGTGCCTCTATACCATCAACATCCAGATGCCATGCTGGAATACTACATTAAAGATTCACAGACATCAattttgctcacaaccaaagaATATAAGGAACGCATCGTGAAGCTTTCTGACAAACTTTCTCTCCCTTATGTTGTAATTGATGGACCAAGCAAAGAAAAGGCTGAAGGTATTGAAAGCAAAGATTGG GAAAATTTGAAAGAACAAGATGCTCTGATGATGTATACCAGTGGGACAACAGGGCCTCCAAAAGGAGTTGTTCTTTCATTTAGAAATGTACACTTTCAAGTGGCACAGATCAGGAAGGCCTGGGAATGGACCCCTGAAGATGTGATGCTACATGCCCTGCCACTTCATCATACGCATGGAATTATAAGTGGATTGCTCACCCCATTGTACTCTCGTGCTGCTTGTATGATGCTGCCCAAGTTTAACCCTGCAGAG GTGTGGAAACATCTTCTTCATCTGGATAAGAGCAAGCCGGCAGTTACGGTCTTCATGGCTGTACCCACTATGTACGTCAAGCTGATTGAGCATTACGAGCAGCACTTGAGACACCACAAAGAGACAGCGCCAAATGTGGTCCGGGACACATTCGCAAAAAATATTAG GTTCGTCATTAGCGGTTCAGCTTCTCTCCCACAGCCCATATTTGAAAAATTTCATGACATTACCGGCATGACTATATTGGAAAGATATGGAATGACTGAAGTTGGTGTACCATTATCCAATCTCCTGCATGGCAAAAGACATCCCG GATGTGTGGGATACCCTACAGCAGGTGTTGAAGTGTGCATTGCTGAAGCGGATGACTCTAAGATGGGATACAAGCCTGTGGTCTTGAGTGCAAATGCAGAGACAAAGTACCTCGAAGGGTCGGAAAACAACAGCGGCGAACTGCTTATTAGGGGCCCTAATGTGTTCAAATACTACTGGAACAGGCCAGAAGTAACCAAAGACTCATTTACCCAGGATGGCTGGTTTAAAACAG GTGACAGTGCTGCATGCATTGATGGTGTCTACAAAATCCTGGGACGAACATCAGCTGATATCATCAAGTCTGGTGGTTACAAGGTCAGCGCACTAGACGTAGAGCGCCATTTGCTGGCGCATCCATCTATTAAAGAATGCACAGTAGTGGGAGCCCCTGATGCCACGTGGGGTGAGCGTGTTGCTGCAATAGTTGTCTTGCATGAGCCGTCAGCTGCACTAGAGCTTGAAGACCTCCGAAACTGGTGTAAAGAGCGCATGCCCACATACAACGTACCCAGTATTCTGCTGTGTCTGCCTGCTCTAGAACGTAATTTTCTAGGCAAAGTCAATAAGAAGGAACTGGTAAAAAAGTTGTGGCCTGCTCCACAGCAATAG
- the LOC119176350 gene encoding malonate--CoA ligase ACSF3, mitochondrial isoform X2, whose protein sequence is MTLLHFARLQGNFGNNFRSLRKLKLGLLSSIRCSSTTFPHAFSPVFGGIEEHLNKLAVVDGLGSHTYGDLLSFSQQIQKDISKLASSCDQMRISYLCPSDVRYVATQWACWLGGNVAVPLYHQHPDAMLEYYIKDSQTSILLTTKEYKERIVKLSDKLSLPYVVIDGPSKEKAEGIESKDWENLKEQDALMMYTSGTTGPPKGVVLSFRNVHFQVAQIRKAWEWTPEDVMLHALPLHHTHGIISGLLTPLYSRAACMMLPKFNPAEVWKHLLHLDKSKPAVTVFMAVPTMYVKLIEHYEQHLRHHKETAPNVVRDTFAKNIRFVISGSASLPQPIFEKFHDITGMTILERYGMTEVGVPLSNLLHGKRHPGCVGYPTAGVEVCIAEADDSKMGYKPVVLSANAETKYLEGSENNSGELLIRGPNVFKYYWNRPEVTKDSFTQDGWFKTGDSAACIDGVYKILGRTSADIIKSGGYKVSALDVERHLLAHPSIKECTVVGAPDATWGERVAAIVVLHEPSAALELEDLRNWCKERMPTYNVPSILLCLPALERNFLGKVNKKELVKKLWPAPQQ, encoded by the exons ATGACACTCTTACATTTTGCAAGGCTGCAGGGAAACTTTGGGAATAACTTCAGAAGTCTGCGAAAATTGAAACTTGGACTTCTTTCCTCCATAAGATGTTCATCAACCACTTTCCCTCATGCATTCTCCCCAGTGTTTGGAGGCATTGAAGAGCATTTAAACAAGCTTGCTGTGGTTGATGGACTTGGTTCGCACACGTATGGTGATCTACTTAGCTTTAGCCAGCAAATCCAAAAAGATATATCCAAACTTGCAAGCTCATGCGATCAAATGCGAATTTCATATTTGTGCCCTAGTGATGTTCGATATGTTGCCACACAGTGGGCTTGCTGGCTTGGTGGTAATGTAGCTGTGCCTCTATACCATCAACATCCAGATGCCATGCTGGAATACTACATTAAAGATTCACAGACATCAattttgctcacaaccaaagaATATAAGGAACGCATCGTGAAGCTTTCTGACAAACTTTCTCTCCCTTATGTTGTAATTGATGGACCAAGCAAAGAAAAGGCTGAAGGTATTGAAAGCAAAGATTGG GAAAATTTGAAAGAACAAGATGCTCTGATGATGTATACCAGTGGGACAACAGGGCCTCCAAAAGGAGTTGTTCTTTCATTTAGAAATGTACACTTTCAAGTGGCACAGATCAGGAAGGCCTGGGAATGGACCCCTGAAGATGTGATGCTACATGCCCTGCCACTTCATCATACGCATGGAATTATAAGTGGATTGCTCACCCCATTGTACTCTCGTGCTGCTTGTATGATGCTGCCCAAGTTTAACCCTGCAGAG GTGTGGAAACATCTTCTTCATCTGGATAAGAGCAAGCCGGCAGTTACGGTCTTCATGGCTGTACCCACTATGTACGTCAAGCTGATTGAGCATTACGAGCAGCACTTGAGACACCACAAAGAGACAGCGCCAAATGTGGTCCGGGACACATTCGCAAAAAATATTAG GTTCGTCATTAGCGGTTCAGCTTCTCTCCCACAGCCCATATTTGAAAAATTTCATGACATTACCGGCATGACTATATTGGAAAGATATGGAATGACTGAAGTTGGTGTACCATTATCCAATCTCCTGCATGGCAAAAGACATCCCG GATGTGTGGGATACCCTACAGCAGGTGTTGAAGTGTGCATTGCTGAAGCGGATGACTCTAAGATGGGATACAAGCCTGTGGTCTTGAGTGCAAATGCAGAGACAAAGTACCTCGAAGGGTCGGAAAACAACAGCGGCGAACTGCTTATTAGGGGCCCTAATGTGTTCAAATACTACTGGAACAGGCCAGAAGTAACCAAAGACTCATTTACCCAGGATGGCTGGTTTAAAACAG GTGACAGTGCTGCATGCATTGATGGTGTCTACAAAATCCTGGGACGAACATCAGCTGATATCATCAAGTCTGGTGGTTACAAGGTCAGCGCACTAGACGTAGAGCGCCATTTGCTGGCGCATCCATCTATTAAAGAATGCACAGTAGTGGGAGCCCCTGATGCCACGTGGGGTGAGCGTGTTGCTGCAATAGTTGTCTTGCATGAGCCGTCAGCTGCACTAGAGCTTGAAGACCTCCGAAACTGGTGTAAAGAGCGCATGCCCACATACAACGTACCCAGTATTCTGCTGTGTCTGCCTGCTCTAGAACGTAATTTTCTAGGCAAAGTCAATAAGAAGGAACTGGTAAAAAAGTTGTGGCCTGCTCCACAGCAATAG